Part of the Diprion similis isolate iyDipSimi1 chromosome 10, iyDipSimi1.1, whole genome shotgun sequence genome, AAATGCTAAGAAACTAATATATAAGCGCACTCATGAATTCTAGAagagaattttcttcaatgcATTCTTCTTTTCGATCTCTAAAAGGATGAGTGCACTTTGATTCTTTAACTAGTTGTTTAGGCATATATCAAtttattgaatgatttttttcaacagatgaACAAGGGAGCAGAGAGAGAATCACGCTGCTAGAATTCCCAGTAACACATAGCACAGAATGTTCGAGAGTAGCTTCGCTAGGATACGTTTTTACGTTGGATACGGAGAGTCTTTTGCTCACATTTGCAAACGAGACAggtaaaaatatgataaagatttgtttgattatttgatttccTCGTCTTTACATCTACTGGTAATAAAAGTTTGTTAAATTTCATAACTTATGACGAATGCTTACAGATATTCGCAACTTTCACTCGAACAtattaaagttgaaaaatggaaaagggGTTTCGGCATTCAACGAGAGAACAGAAGAGTCGTCGGCGATGCAGTATTTCCAATTTTACGGCTACCTTTCGCAGCAGCAAAACATGATGCAGGATTACATAAGGACGAGCACGTACCAGCGGGCGATTCTTGGCAATATATCAGACTTCAAGGACAAAGTCGTTCTGGACGTTGGCGCCGGTTCCGGgatcctttctttctttgccgTTCAAGCTGGAGCAAAAAAAGTTTACGCAGTAGAAGCCAGCAACATGGCAAATCACGCCGAACTTCTCGTTGCCGCGAATAATCTGTCTGATAGAATAATTGTAATTGCtggtaaaattgaagaaatcgatttaccTGAACACGTTGACTGCGTAGTCAGCGAACCAATGGGATACATGCTGTACAACGAAAGAATGCTCGAGACTTATCTTCACGCAAAGAAGTGGCTCGCCCCAGGTGAggatgttggaaaaaattattgtaactcCGCTTACTGGAGTGATATTAGTTTtcgtgttattattattattttttctcccattCGTTTATCTTTGTTTTCGAAAGCTAAAAATCTAAACGATTTTCAGGTGGTCGTATGTTTCCCTCTCGAGGGGATCTCCACGTCGCTCCATTCTCCGACGAAAATCTGTACATGGAGCAGTTCAACAAGGCGAATTTTTGGTACCAGACATGCTTTCACGGCGTCGATTTATCTGCGATGAGAAACAACGCCATCAAAGAGTACTTCAGACAGCCGATAGTCGATACGTTTGATATACGCATATGTATGGCAAAATCCGTCAGACACGTTGTAGATTTTCAGACAGCACATGAGACTGATTTACATAAAATAGGTAAGcgattgaaaacaatttcatcgtcactatcctattttacagaaaaaaaataatcaatttcatttgatctaactagaaattttttcgcctTTACAGAAATAGACGTTGATTTTCACATACTAGAAAGCGGCACTTGTCACGGACTGGCGTTTTGGTTTGACGTAGCATTTATTGGTTGTACCCAACAAGTCTGGCTAAGCACAGCTCCTACGGAGCCGCTGACTCACTGGTATCAGGTTCGATGCCTTTTAGAAAATCCACTATTTTGCAAGAGCGGTCAACTTTTATCCGGCAAAGTTATACTGATCGCAAACAAAAGGTAAAGCGTTCTACTAAAATGACTCTTGCGATAGCTCGTTCGATCCATTGTTACTGAATATTTGACTCTTTTTACCTTTCAGACAATCTTACGACGTTACGATAGAACTGAAATTGGAAGGAACCAACATGGAAACTAGCAGCAATACTTTAGACTTGAAGAACCCGTACTTTAGGTATACGGGAGCAGCTGCTCAGCCACCACCAGGCTTGAACAACACTTCGCCGAGCGAGGCTTACTGGACAAATCTTGACGCTCAAGGAGCTCGACAAGCCGTTAACATGGTCAACGGAATGTCTGTTAACGGTCTTGGCGAGGTATCGATGGACACAAACTCGGCAGTGAATCAGAATAACTTATTAGCGATAGGTAAGAGCTGGTTCAGATAACCGTAGTCTGtgctttcgaaaattatagAAGAGATTAGCCAgccttttgtttatttaaagtAAAGTctgtcttcttttttatccCGTATTTACTGTCTCGTCTAGATTTCTTTACACCAATATCGTTATTCTTTACGCATGAGATTCCTTAACCTGAGGGATATTTCCTGAATGCTGTGTAATTATCGAACGATGTACGTTTAATCCTCTGCCAATCCATTCCCTTTCCCAAGTTCTGTTTCAAGCTTGTCGATCAATGTATACTGGTGTTACTTGTAGAGtataatgtttatttatttatttcgttttttttttgttttttttttttattattactgttttttttttctcttctttgtttcaaatttatctGTAAGTAAACACAGGAAAATgcgaaattataaataaataacgatcaTTTAAATTATACCTTGTTGTTGAACGTATCCTCGAATAATATTCAACTTGTCGAGTAACGTTTTGCTCCgagtttatttattgcaatatttgcactcatttatttttcctcattctttttttgattgtttttttttgactcCCATGAGAGAAACGCTGCTCGTCGTCTACTCTCGATGATCAAACATTGTCGCGAGCaaaccaaaaattcaacacgtCGAAGTATTTCTCATAGATCAGTAAAGTTCAGCGAGACGATTGAGGTTGATTCTTTGCTACTTATgctgtctttgtttctttttcactagAAACAACAGCTTGAAAATGTATACGCAGTAATAGCGACAGAGAAAGATATACGTTGGAGATAAATTGGAGTAGCGTAGCGATATTGAGGAAAACACTATTGGAATTACGTAAAAATTAACGGCCTACGTTTTTCTCTGTGGCAGGGGGTCAGCCTAACATACATCCCGGATCGATATCGAGTACAGGTCGAGGAAGAGTAGGTGGAACGGCAACCAGCACGCAGGCAGCACAGCTTATAGGTGGTGGAATTACACCAAACATGTTTACGTCGCCGGCCACAGTTAGTATAACAAACCTTGTTGCTTTCAACCAGCTAGCTACTCTGTATCCACAGTAATGTGTGTGGTAGATATGAAAGTCAATttggaaacaaacaaaaaaaaagaaaaaaaaaaaaaagaaaaagagaaaagaaaagagaaccGGAAgtaacattttctttttcaaagaattcaaCAAAATCATTCCTACAGGTcagataatgaaaattcgcAAAAGCAATGTAACAAGTTTTGTTAGTCTTTCTCTAGGCTCCGATATTCTTTAACTCAGGTCTGGCGTAATCGAAGCAAAGTAAAGTAATacgaaataaaacaatgatgttttctttctgaaatttcttgaaatacCAAGTGCTCGTGTTatgtaatatttgtaaattctGTTTCAGTTTCGCAACTCGTACGTATgtacttgagaaaaaaaaaaaaaaaaagaaaaaaaaaaagaaaacaaaccaAAATTTCCTTCTCATCGACCGATTCTTCTtggatattttcaaaagagacaatcattcgtttttcaatttcgcctCCATATCACGTCGAATTAATTTCGCGAGCTTTACCGATTTCAAGGAGAGGTGAACGGTggcgaggtgaaaaaaaagtgatctttcaaaattataaaaattaaatgtaaaaCGGTGCCATGTTCCCTTGGATATATCGTTATAGCTAGCTGGTTTAACGCAGACCCCGTAAAACCGTGTAAACAGAATACTAAAGTATCGGCCTGCCTGCGTGTCTTTCGCGCTACAGCTTGGTGTTACTTTCCAGCAATCGCTGGTCCTCGGCAACACGTCTCACTACCCAGTCAACCCAAGTCTGATGATTGGGGATTACGTTACGCCTGGTAACGGAATGTCGCCACAACCTTACCGGCAATGATCTATAGCGAAGCCTCCACGATCCATCCTTTGCCGTAAAGTTAAACATCTGTATAGCTATAATAACAGCCATAGAAACGGATGCGGAAGTGGTAACGGAAACGGGACGAAGAACGGATCCACCGTCATTTCCCAGAAGCAGAATCGCCGGCTCGTCTTCAGCTCGCCTACAAGCAAGCCTCGTTTATCTTCCGCTCTAAGGATCGTGAGGGCTTTCAATTTGTCCGCTCAAAATTCGGACATCGCGTGCCTCGACGGAGGAAATCACGGGATGCCCGTCGACAAGGATTTCGATTTCGGGATAGGACTGAGCCTGGGATTAGCCAGGAACAGATCGCTGATCGAAGCCCGCTGGAGAAGATTACGAGCCATACTTTCGTAGCTAAGGTTTTTACGTTTTAATATAGCCTGTCGTCATCACGATAGCGCCAGTAAGATTATCGCCACCGTTATTGATACGGACGGACGACTTGATATTCATAACTACCTAcataacaattattatcgtGTCCAACGAAATAGATGAAACGTATATTCGGGAGGAATGATAACCTCCGACCTTCCTCTCGTTGCgattaaagagagagagagaaagagagagagagagagggagagagagacaTAAAAACGCTCGCTTGCCAAACTACCGAGAAGATagcgatattttttaattagtaCTATACGATACACACAGACACAAATAACATCGgttattcaagtttttttcaactcactgctaatcattttctctctctctctcttttatcgTTCTatgtttttaaacaaatccTGTAAGTCAAGTTTGAACTGCCACAAAGTATGGGTAGAGCAATAATTGATCAaacgttgtcgtcgtcgtcgtcgtcgtcgtcgtcggtgtTTGTCGTAGTTCGaatagttttttgttttgtttatttttttttttttttgttgtttttttttttttttttttctttagtccTCGTCTTTGTCTTCGAACATTAAAaataaggtgaaataaaaataggcAATTTAaaggtaaaaatatcaaatcgtcaTTAGAATATTTGATCGAATACACGTTTAGTACAATAACAATGATATTAGAGCGAGAAAGTACctatatttttcagaataaaaattagaccGTTTCTTTACAGGTCATTAGGGGAAATAACATGATACGTCGTTTCAATATGCCTGTTCTTATTTATACACTGGTCATCATCACTTTAGTATTGAAGGGTCATCAAACTGACGTTGTCTgtttataatttgatttttttccagttttaaTTTAACTTCTTACTTCCACTTGAAACATCCGTCGAACTCAAGAGTGAAAGCTTCAAGCGCGATTGTacttagttttcaattttccttccCTCCCTTCTCTTAGATATCGATATTTCAACTCTCGCATTACGTTTCGAGACCCTTGTAATCAATCTTTAtagataaatttaaataatcttAGAATTTAAGGTAATTGTACacaataatacatataatgaaACGTCGGAGTAGGTTAGAAGAAAAACTAAGCAAAGACAagcaaaacatttttattttgaatcacgCTTCAGTCAGTATTGCGAGTGTTAAATAAGCGAGCGTTGATCACTTTTTGGTGGTTTATATACGATAATACGATACTAGTTATTATATCTCTTCGTAGTACGTAAAATCTTAATAAGTatcagagagaaagaagaatcgACGCCCAGTGGTTTAAATAATATAGTTGAATGTGTTGGCTGTAATTTTAAGAACTAAACTAATCTAAATAACCCTAATTCTATCCTgaagattaattattaatattaacggAATCATCGCATTTAGAGGATAATTGCCCTATTCTATAAGGTGTAAAACGCTAAACTCTGCGActatgcacatatatatatatatatatatatatatacatatatacatatatacatatatatatatatatatatatattctacgcTCTACAGTATGAATTTCTACACTAGCGGTCATAAACGCCCATTACATTAATGcggttattattgttgttattatctttattattaatatta contains:
- the LOC124410797 gene encoding histone-arginine methyltransferase CARMER isoform X1, coding for MAKVFRAVTVSTLSNNGQSTLKYDKPVTLNINYDPQGLSVELIPDEQGSRERITLLEFPVTHSTECSRVASLGYVFTLDTESLLLTFANETDIRNFHSNILKLKNGKGVSAFNERTEESSAMQYFQFYGYLSQQQNMMQDYIRTSTYQRAILGNISDFKDKVVLDVGAGSGILSFFAVQAGAKKVYAVEASNMANHAELLVAANNLSDRIIVIAGKIEEIDLPEHVDCVVSEPMGYMLYNERMLETYLHAKKWLAPGGRMFPSRGDLHVAPFSDENLYMEQFNKANFWYQTCFHGVDLSAMRNNAIKEYFRQPIVDTFDIRICMAKSVRHVVDFQTAHETDLHKIEIDVDFHILESGTCHGLAFWFDVAFIGCTQQVWLSTAPTEPLTHWYQVRCLLENPLFCKSGQLLSGKVILIANKRQSYDVTIELKLEGTNMETSSNTLDLKNPYFRYTGAAAQPPPGLNNTSPSEAYWTNLDAQGARQAVNMVNGMSVNGLGEVSMDTNSAVNQNNLLAIGGQPNIHPGSISSTGRGRVGGTATSTQAAQLIGGGITPNMFTSPATLGVTFQQSLVLGNTSHYPVNPSLMIGDYVTPGNGMSPQPYRQ
- the LOC124410797 gene encoding histone-arginine methyltransferase CARMER isoform X2, whose translation is MAKVFRAVTVSTLSNNGQSTLKYDKPVTLNINYDPQGLSVELIPDEQGSRERITLLEFPVTHSTECSRVASLGYVFTLDTESLLLTFANETDIRNFHSNILKLKNGKGVSAFNERTEESSAMQYFQFYGYLSQQQNMMQDYIRTSTYQRAILGNISDFKDKVVLDVGAGSGILSFFAVQAGAKKVYAVEASNMANHAELLVAANNLSDRIIVIAGKIEEIDLPEHVDCVVSEPMGYMLYNERMLETYLHAKKWLAPGGRMFPSRGDLHVAPFSDENLYMEQFNKANFWYQTCFHGVDLSAMRNNAIKEYFRQPIVDTFDIRICMAKSVRHVVDFQTAHETDLHKIEIDVDFHILESGTCHGLAFWFDVAFIGCTQQVWLSTAPTEPLTHWYQVRCLLENPLFCKSGQLLSGKVILIANKRQSYDVTIELKLEGTNMETSSNTLDLKNPYFRYTGAAAQPPPGLNNTSPSEAYWTNLDAQGARQAVNMVNGMSVNGLGEVSMDTNSAVNQNNLLAIGGQPNIHPGSISSTGRGRVGGTATSTQAAQLIGGGITPNMFTSPATQSLVLGNTSHYPVNPSLMIGDYVTPGNGMSPQPYRQ
- the LOC124410797 gene encoding histone-arginine methyltransferase CARMER isoform X3; protein product: MAKVFRAVTVSTLSNNGQSTLKYDKPVTLNINYDPQGLSVELIPDEQGSRERITLLEFPVTHSTECSRVASLGYVFTLDTESLLLTFANETDIRNFHSNILKLKNGKGVSAFNERTEESSAMQYFQFYGYLSQQQNMMQDYIRTSTYQRAILGNISDFKDKVVLDVGAGSGILSFFAVQAGAKKVYAVEASNMANHAELLVAANNLSDRIIVIAGKIEEIDLPEHVDCVVSEPMGYMLYNERMLETYLHAKKWLAPGGRMFPSRGDLHVAPFSDENLYMEQFNKANFWYQTCFHGVDLSAMRNNAIKEYFRQPIVDTFDIRICMAKSVRHVVDFQTAHETDLHKIEIDVDFHILESGTCHGLAFWFDVAFIGCTQQVWLSTAPTEPLTHWYQVRCLLENPLFCKSGQLLSGKVILIANKRQSYDVTIELKLEGTNMETSSNTLDLKNPYFRYTGAAAQPPPGLNNTSPSEAYWTNLDAQGARQAVNMVNGMSVNGLGEVSMDTNSAVNQNNLLAIGGQPNIHPGSISSTGRGRVGGTATSTQAAQLIAWCYFPAIAGPRQHVSLPSQPKSDDWGLRYAW
- the LOC124410797 gene encoding histone-arginine methyltransferase CARMER isoform X4; translation: MAKVFRAVTVSTLSNNGQSTLKYDKPVTLNINYDPQGLSVELIPDEQGSRERITLLEFPVTHSTECSRVASLGYVFTLDTESLLLTFANETDIRNFHSNILKLKNGKGVSAFNERTEESSAMQYFQFYGYLSQQQNMMQDYIRTSTYQRAILGNISDFKDKVVLDVGAGSGILSFFAVQAGAKKVYAVEASNMANHAELLVAANNLSDRIIVIAGKIEEIDLPEHVDCVVSEPMGYMLYNERMLETYLHAKKWLAPGGRMFPSRGDLHVAPFSDENLYMEQFNKANFWYQTCFHGVDLSAMRNNAIKEYFRQPIVDTFDIRICMAKSVRHVVDFQTAHETDLHKIEIDVDFHILESGTCHGLAFWFDVAFIGCTQQVWLSTAPTEPLTHWYQVRCLLENPLFCKSGQLLSGKVILIANKRQSYDVTIELKLEGTNMETSSNTLDLKNPYFRYTGAAAQPPPGLNNTSPSEAYWTNLDAQGARQAVNMVNGMSVNGLGEVSMDTNSAVNQNNLLAIGGQPNIHPGSISSTGRGRVGGTATSTQAAQLIAIAGPRQHVSLPSQPKSDDWGLRYAW